Proteins encoded by one window of Prevotella nigrescens:
- the menA gene encoding 1,4-dihydroxy-2-naphthoate octaprenyltransferase gives MSETQDLLSRLETNVKVNSLNAWILAARPKTLTGASVPIMIGIAFAFIDIGWIHFQVVPAILCIFFAFIMQINANFVNDYFDCLKGNDNSEIRLGPKRACSEGWITLHAMRKGLIVTTMLACIVGFPLIYYGGWEMIIIGLLCAAFCFLYTIKLSYLGLGDLLVLVFFGIVPVCLTYYVILPKGTQTVTWQVFTASIACGLIIDTLLVVNNYRDRDNDKQANKYTLIVRIGEKKAEQLYLWLGILGVWLMAIVFFFASNAMNILSIFLLFFYLLLHTRTWKEMKRIKYGKELNKVLGLTARNMFVYGLLTTIGILLTK, from the coding sequence ATGTCGGAAACACAAGATTTACTATCAAGATTGGAGACAAATGTTAAGGTGAACTCGTTAAACGCTTGGATTCTTGCAGCGCGCCCTAAAACACTTACGGGGGCAAGTGTACCTATAATGATAGGTATTGCTTTTGCTTTTATTGATATAGGTTGGATTCATTTCCAAGTCGTTCCTGCTATTTTATGTATCTTCTTTGCTTTCATTATGCAGATAAATGCCAACTTTGTGAACGATTATTTCGACTGTCTGAAAGGAAACGACAATAGCGAAATACGACTTGGTCCTAAACGTGCCTGCAGCGAAGGCTGGATAACACTACATGCAATGCGAAAAGGACTTATTGTTACGACTATGTTGGCTTGCATTGTTGGGTTTCCACTTATATATTATGGTGGCTGGGAAATGATTATCATCGGACTGCTTTGTGCTGCATTTTGCTTTCTTTACACCATAAAGCTGTCTTATTTAGGCTTAGGCGACTTGCTTGTACTTGTATTTTTTGGTATTGTGCCAGTTTGTCTTACCTATTACGTGATATTGCCTAAAGGTACGCAGACCGTTACTTGGCAGGTATTTACAGCTTCTATTGCCTGCGGTTTAATCATAGACACCTTACTCGTTGTGAACAATTATCGCGACCGTGACAACGATAAGCAAGCCAACAAATACACACTTATTGTGCGCATTGGCGAGAAGAAAGCCGAACAACTGTATCTTTGGTTAGGCATACTGGGTGTATGGCTTATGGCGATAGTCTTCTTTTTTGCCAGCAACGCAATGAACATACTTAGCATTTTCTTGCTATTTTTCTATCTTTTACTCCACACAAGGACATGGAAAGAAATGAAAAGAATAAAGTATGGCAAAGAGTTGAACAAGGTTTTGGGACTGACAGCCCGCAATATGTTCGTTTACGGACTCTTGACAACAATAGGAATACTTCTGACAAAGTGA
- a CDS encoding outer membrane protein assembly factor BamD has protein sequence MKKNILISFILTLLLVSCAQEYNQVYKSTDYSYKYEYAKECFVRGKYSSAVPLLQDLVTIQKGTDNAQECLYMLAMAEYGLHDYEAASEAFKKYYQTYPRGYYAEMASFYIGQSLFEGTPEARLDQTPTVAAIAAFQDYLDLYPNGKMKGTAQQRLFTLQDKLIRKEYLNAKLYYNLGSYFGNCGNDGGNNYEACIITAQNALNDYPYSALRENFATLIMKSKYELAQMSVEEKKLQRYQDAEDECYGFINEYPDSKERGTAEKYIEKCKEFIAKAQ, from the coding sequence ATGAAGAAGAATATTCTCATTAGTTTTATTCTGACACTCCTCCTTGTGAGTTGTGCACAGGAATATAATCAAGTGTATAAAAGTACGGATTACTCATATAAATATGAGTATGCAAAAGAATGCTTTGTACGCGGGAAATATAGTTCTGCAGTACCATTGTTGCAAGATTTGGTAACCATTCAAAAAGGTACGGATAATGCACAAGAATGTCTTTATATGTTAGCCATGGCAGAATATGGACTACATGATTATGAAGCTGCATCAGAAGCATTTAAGAAATATTATCAAACATATCCACGAGGATATTATGCTGAAATGGCTTCGTTTTATATTGGGCAAAGCTTATTTGAAGGCACTCCGGAAGCTCGTTTAGATCAAACCCCAACGGTAGCAGCGATTGCTGCTTTCCAAGATTACTTAGATTTATATCCCAATGGTAAAATGAAGGGAACTGCCCAGCAACGATTATTTACTTTGCAAGATAAACTGATTCGTAAAGAATACTTAAATGCAAAGTTATATTATAATCTGGGTTCATACTTTGGCAATTGTGGAAATGATGGTGGTAACAATTATGAAGCTTGTATCATTACTGCTCAAAATGCATTAAATGATTATCCATATTCTGCATTACGTGAAAATTTTGCTACACTTATTATGAAAAGTAAATATGAGTTAGCACAAATGAGCGTTGAAGAGAAGAAGTTGCAACGCTATCAAGATGCAGAAGACGAATGTTACGGATTTATAAATGAATATCCCGATTCGAAAGAACGTGGTACAGCCGAGAAATACATTGAAAAATGTAAAGAATTCATTGCGAAAGCACAATAA
- a CDS encoding DNA-directed RNA polymerase subunit omega, with protein MDYKKSKAPVNTITRDVVELWAETDNIYESVAIIAKRANQISVEIKQDLSKKLAEFASYSDSLEEVFENREQIEISRYYEKLPKPTLLATQEFLEGNIYWRDPSKDNIEGEEFQA; from the coding sequence ATGGATTACAAGAAATCTAAGGCACCAGTAAATACCATTACTCGTGATGTGGTTGAACTTTGGGCAGAGACTGATAACATATATGAAAGTGTTGCAATCATAGCCAAACGTGCTAATCAAATCTCAGTTGAGATTAAGCAAGATCTTAGTAAGAAACTTGCGGAATTTGCTTCTTATAGCGATTCTTTAGAAGAAGTCTTTGAGAATCGTGAGCAGATAGAAATTAGTCGGTATTATGAGAAGCTTCCTAAACCTACATTGTTAGCAACTCAAGAATTTTTGGAGGGTAATATTTATTGGCGTGATCCTTCAAAAGATAATATAGAAGGCGAAGAATTTCAAGCATGA
- a CDS encoding DUF4293 domain-containing protein yields MIQRKQTIFLFLSFVILIICLCMPIGSIDANGMLPANKMTNLWIVSANGVKDFKVWPLFAILLATLPLHLFTIIDYKKRKRQAAFCVFIILLIVLWFLAYLLISQIILGDLKYHIDFTSFLPCISIVLLILARRAIKADEALVRAADRIR; encoded by the coding sequence ATGATACAGAGAAAACAGACTATCTTTCTTTTCTTGTCATTTGTTATACTCATTATTTGTCTTTGTATGCCCATAGGCTCTATAGACGCTAATGGAATGCTCCCAGCAAATAAAATGACAAATCTATGGATAGTAAGTGCAAATGGAGTGAAAGATTTTAAGGTGTGGCCATTGTTTGCAATCTTGCTCGCAACGCTTCCCTTGCATTTATTTACAATTATAGATTATAAGAAAAGAAAGCGACAGGCAGCGTTCTGTGTTTTTATTATATTGCTTATAGTTCTATGGTTCCTTGCATATTTGCTAATCAGTCAAATTATATTAGGCGACCTTAAATACCATATTGATTTTACTTCGTTTTTACCTTGTATCTCTATTGTTCTGTTAATATTGGCAAGACGGGCTATTAAAGCAGACGAGGCGCTTGTTCGTGCTGCCGATAGAATAAGGTAA
- a CDS encoding HD domain-containing protein, with protein sequence MDNRVDLDLMEFVEQQILPRYNAFGKSHGLGHVQRVIKNALTLVPATGANPNMVYVSAAYHDLGMEGPRAIHHITSGKILAADARLKKWFSPEQIRIMKEAVEDHRASSSRVPRSIYGKIVAEADRELDSNIVFSRAVLYGLENYPEKNKDEQWKRFYNHINEKYGRKGYIRLWIPNSPNAKKLEFIRELIDQQVDLRKVFDKLYNEIFRPTKRE encoded by the coding sequence ATGGACAACAGAGTTGATTTAGACCTTATGGAATTTGTTGAACAACAAATTTTGCCACGATACAACGCCTTCGGAAAATCGCATGGACTTGGGCATGTGCAACGAGTAATCAAGAATGCGCTTACTCTTGTCCCGGCTACTGGTGCCAATCCTAATATGGTGTATGTTTCGGCTGCCTATCACGACTTGGGAATGGAGGGACCTCGTGCAATTCATCACATAACAAGTGGCAAGATTTTAGCAGCTGATGCACGATTAAAGAAGTGGTTTTCGCCAGAACAAATACGCATCATGAAAGAAGCTGTAGAAGACCATCGTGCCAGCAGCTCGCGTGTTCCGCGCAGCATTTACGGAAAGATTGTTGCAGAAGCCGACCGCGAACTTGATTCCAATATTGTTTTCTCGCGTGCAGTTTTATACGGATTAGAAAACTATCCAGAGAAAAATAAAGATGAGCAATGGAAACGCTTCTATAACCACATCAACGAAAAATATGGTAGAAAAGGTTACATACGCCTTTGGATTCCCAACTCACCCAATGCAAAGAAATTGGAATTCATACGTGAACTAATAGACCAACAAGTAGATTTGAGAAAGGTTTTCGATAAATTATATAACGAGATATTCAGACCTACTAAACGAGAATAA
- a CDS encoding putative porin, whose translation MKRYTFLLITLFIMSLASYSQDYNDTSDNGTFTTDNLKRDKKFGVSDSIQSQHKEIPRGLKVWTIDERFGDRQIAQPDTLSEMFMNSFFTTGLRGEYNSLGNLGSPRLNRIFIERVTPPEFIFLAPYDKFIVPPSKFLFTSTLSPITNLSYSTAGNRTNGEDQFKALFAVNAGKEWGFGFKFDYLYGRGYYSNQSTSLINYTLWGSFSGEKYQANLLLSLNHQKVSENGGITNDAYITHPDMFNESFETNEIPTVLSKNWNRNDNEHIFFNHRYSLGFYRKVPMTKEEIKAKEFAIKSKKAQEVNDARKKAIKEAKQNGETFNEEEFNARIKDKEKSNNTASHTVLNDTVNKRKQPKGLSFDDLQQKDVARNDSTNKWLKNEYVPVTSFVHTVRFDNFRRIYQAYETPNSYYANNYYYNTVTANDSIYDQTKHWSFHNTFAIALLEGFNKWAKAGLKAFISHELRHYELPILQTATIPSSTNPLFGGYEKINKNDISVGGQLLKTNGKTLHYNINAEAWIAGDRAGQLKIDGNADLNFPLLGDTVQFAATAFFHRTAPTFYMNMFHSRHFWWDNNLDQQIHSRLLGAFTLKKSKTHLRVGYDMLKDYTYFGLQNDRVASGNNYLVKNNQVNVRQHSGAISLLTLQLQQDFKFGIINWQNLITYQKSSNDAVLPVPALNAYSNLFIRFKIARVLNCDLGIDVRYFTKYYAPEYIPGIGSFGIQETQDSRTKIGNYPILNAYANFKLQHTRFFIMMSHVNSGDGGDYFFTPHYPLNQRILRFGISWDFFN comes from the coding sequence ATGAAACGATATACCTTCCTGCTTATTACTCTCTTTATAATGTCATTAGCTTCCTATTCTCAAGATTATAATGACACATCAGACAACGGGACGTTTACAACAGACAATCTCAAACGTGATAAGAAATTTGGTGTCTCCGACTCTATACAAAGCCAACATAAGGAAATACCCCGTGGATTAAAAGTATGGACTATTGATGAACGCTTTGGAGATAGACAAATAGCTCAACCAGATACCTTGTCGGAAATGTTTATGAACTCTTTCTTTACCACAGGACTAAGAGGGGAATATAACTCATTAGGGAATTTAGGTTCTCCGCGGTTGAATCGCATATTTATAGAAAGAGTTACACCACCAGAGTTTATCTTTTTAGCACCGTATGACAAGTTTATCGTGCCGCCTTCAAAGTTTCTTTTTACTTCTACTCTCTCGCCAATTACCAATCTTTCTTATAGTACGGCAGGAAACCGTACTAATGGAGAAGATCAATTCAAAGCCTTGTTTGCTGTAAATGCAGGTAAAGAGTGGGGCTTTGGCTTTAAGTTCGATTATCTTTATGGGCGTGGTTATTATAGTAATCAGAGTACTTCACTCATTAATTACACATTATGGGGCTCTTTTTCTGGCGAAAAGTATCAGGCAAACCTTCTTCTATCCCTAAATCATCAAAAGGTTTCAGAGAATGGAGGCATAACTAACGATGCATATATTACCCATCCTGACATGTTTAATGAGTCGTTTGAAACAAATGAAATTCCAACAGTCCTATCAAAGAACTGGAATAGAAACGACAACGAACACATCTTCTTTAATCATCGTTATAGTTTGGGATTCTACAGAAAAGTTCCAATGACGAAGGAAGAAATAAAAGCTAAAGAGTTTGCCATTAAATCGAAGAAAGCACAAGAAGTTAATGATGCGCGAAAGAAAGCCATAAAAGAGGCTAAACAAAATGGTGAGACCTTTAATGAAGAAGAATTTAATGCGCGTATAAAGGATAAGGAAAAATCTAATAATACTGCAAGTCATACTGTGTTGAACGATACTGTTAATAAGAGAAAACAACCGAAAGGTCTTAGCTTTGATGACTTGCAACAAAAAGATGTAGCCAGGAATGATTCGACAAATAAATGGCTGAAAAATGAGTATGTGCCTGTAACAAGTTTTGTTCATACAGTGCGTTTCGATAATTTTAGAAGAATTTATCAAGCCTACGAGACACCAAATTCCTACTATGCAAACAATTATTATTACAATACAGTAACTGCAAACGATTCTATTTATGACCAGACAAAACATTGGTCGTTCCATAACACTTTTGCAATAGCATTGTTAGAAGGGTTTAATAAATGGGCCAAAGCTGGATTAAAAGCATTCATTTCACACGAATTACGTCACTACGAATTGCCTATACTACAAACTGCAACTATACCTTCATCAACCAATCCCTTGTTTGGAGGGTATGAAAAAATAAACAAAAATGATATTTCTGTTGGTGGACAGTTGCTAAAGACTAACGGAAAAACATTACATTATAACATAAATGCAGAAGCATGGATAGCAGGCGACAGAGCAGGACAACTCAAAATAGATGGCAATGCAGACCTTAATTTCCCACTTTTGGGCGATACTGTGCAATTTGCAGCTACAGCTTTCTTTCATAGAACAGCTCCAACATTCTATATGAATATGTTTCATTCGCGGCATTTTTGGTGGGACAATAATCTTGACCAGCAAATCCATTCTCGTTTGTTAGGTGCATTTACATTGAAAAAGTCTAAAACTCATCTGCGTGTTGGATACGACATGCTAAAGGACTATACTTATTTTGGCCTGCAAAACGATCGTGTAGCAAGTGGCAATAATTATCTTGTAAAAAACAACCAAGTAAACGTCAGGCAACATAGTGGTGCAATTAGTTTGCTCACGCTTCAGTTGCAACAGGACTTTAAGTTTGGAATTATAAATTGGCAGAACTTAATTACCTACCAGAAGTCCAGCAACGATGCCGTTCTTCCTGTTCCTGCACTTAATGCGTACAGTAACCTCTTTATTCGATTTAAGATTGCAAGGGTATTAAATTGTGACCTTGGTATTGATGTAAGATACTTTACAAAATATTATGCACCCGAATATATTCCAGGAATCGGTTCGTTTGGAATACAAGAGACGCAAGACAGCAGAACAAAGATAGGTAATTATCCTATTTTAAATGCATACGCCAACTTTAAGTTGCAGCATACACGTTTCTTCATAATGATGTCGCATGTTAATAGCGGAGATGGGGGCGACTATTTCTTTACTCCTCACTATCCACTCAATCAGAGAATTTTACGTTTTGGAATAAGTTGGGACTTCTTTAATTAA
- a CDS encoding SPOR domain-containing protein: MLRIDRHIEILLLENDCIIVPGLGGFVAYYSEASYDETENLYLPPCRIVGFNPVLKMNDSLLAQSYIETYDLSYPEAVREIELEVNHILDNLAEVGYFEIGGLGTLKREGVDKIAFEPDEGGLLTPKYYALSCFELRKFNDLADALPKNNPVDKLGKKPHTFYIDTDNDGEKKLNVSIKLIKDVAVAAFLISFVFIVGFTAEKHSKIVPQEIKSGILCNIFNPNGLNKNRQNIHVSNKPVKNKTSALAPQFYWSLVLASHVTESNANAFMKKLRHDGFKEAHIYKGSGGLKVIYGRYKSAQLAADKLANLRGNRNFGQAWILKIENEI; the protein is encoded by the coding sequence ATGCTAAGAATTGACCGACATATCGAAATATTATTATTGGAGAATGATTGTATCATTGTTCCTGGACTTGGTGGCTTTGTTGCCTATTACAGCGAGGCTTCCTATGATGAAACTGAGAATCTCTATCTTCCGCCTTGTCGTATCGTCGGATTCAATCCTGTGTTAAAAATGAACGACTCCCTGCTGGCACAATCATATATCGAAACCTACGATTTAAGTTATCCGGAAGCAGTTCGGGAAATTGAATTAGAAGTAAATCATATACTTGACAATTTAGCAGAAGTTGGATATTTTGAAATAGGCGGACTTGGAACTCTTAAACGCGAAGGGGTTGATAAAATAGCATTCGAACCTGACGAAGGAGGCTTATTGACACCTAAATATTATGCACTTAGTTGTTTCGAATTAAGAAAGTTCAATGACTTAGCAGATGCTTTACCCAAGAATAATCCAGTAGACAAGTTAGGAAAGAAACCACATACTTTCTATATCGACACAGACAATGACGGCGAAAAGAAATTAAATGTCAGCATCAAACTGATAAAAGATGTTGCGGTTGCCGCATTCTTAATTTCGTTTGTTTTTATTGTTGGATTTACAGCAGAAAAACATTCTAAGATTGTGCCGCAAGAGATTAAAAGTGGCATATTGTGCAACATTTTTAATCCAAACGGCTTAAATAAGAACCGACAAAATATTCATGTTTCCAATAAACCTGTAAAAAACAAGACTTCTGCCCTGGCTCCACAATTTTATTGGAGTCTGGTTCTTGCAAGCCATGTAACAGAAAGCAATGCAAATGCTTTTATGAAGAAACTCCGCCATGATGGCTTTAAAGAGGCACACATTTATAAAGGTTCAGGAGGCCTAAAAGTTATATATGGGCGATATAAAAGTGCTCAATTAG
- the uvrB gene encoding excinuclease ABC subunit UvrB, with translation MDFKLTSKYKPTGDQPEAIKELTEGLKRGDKSQVLLGVTGSGKTFTMANVIANVNKPTLILSHNKTLAAQLFEEMKDFFPQNAVEYYVSYYDYYQPEAYMPSTDTYIEKDLAINDEIDKLRLSAVSALLSGRKDVIVVSSVSCIYGMGGPVAMRNNVIKIKKGEFLDRNIFLRRLVDALYVRNDIDLQRGNFRVKGDTVDIAMAYSDNILRVTWWDDEIDAIEEVDSISYHRLGTFDEYEIYPANLFVTSKEQTEIAIRQIQDDLVKQIDFFNESGDSIKAQRIKERVEYDIEMMKELGHCSGIENYSRYFDGREAGQRPYCLLDFFPKDNLIIIDESHVSVPQISAMYGGDRARKRNLVEFGFRLPAAFDNRPLKFEEFHNLIHQVIYVSATPANFELKESEGVIVEQVIRPTGLLDPEIEVRPSTNQIDDLMEEILKRAEKHERILVTTLTKRMAEELTEYLLNHDIKAAYIHSNVVNLDRIKIINDLRSGVYDVLVGVNLLREGLDLPEVSLVAILDADKEGFLRSHRSLTQTAGRAARNVNGKVIMYADSITESMQKTIDETLRRREKQLEYNAQHHITPTQIKRSIKEILPTKNISMGTNIANEKMKLQKYDIPSEELPMVADPIIMKMTKVQLEKSIQNTTALMKEAAKNLDFLQAAQYRDEILRLQAELEQK, from the coding sequence ATGGACTTTAAACTAACATCAAAATACAAACCTACTGGTGATCAACCAGAGGCTATAAAAGAATTAACGGAAGGACTAAAACGCGGCGATAAAAGTCAAGTCTTATTGGGGGTAACTGGTTCTGGAAAAACTTTCACCATGGCAAATGTTATTGCGAATGTGAACAAGCCCACCCTTATTTTATCGCACAACAAGACTCTGGCTGCCCAACTCTTTGAGGAAATGAAGGATTTCTTTCCTCAAAATGCAGTTGAGTATTATGTTTCATACTACGATTATTATCAGCCAGAAGCTTATATGCCTTCTACAGATACATATATAGAAAAGGACTTAGCCATCAATGATGAAATTGACAAACTTCGTCTTTCTGCAGTTTCGGCATTGTTATCAGGCAGAAAAGATGTAATTGTAGTGTCTTCGGTTTCTTGTATCTATGGCATGGGAGGTCCCGTTGCTATGCGTAATAATGTTATAAAGATAAAAAAGGGAGAATTTCTCGACCGTAACATTTTCTTGCGCCGTTTGGTAGATGCCCTGTATGTTAGGAATGATATTGATTTACAGCGAGGAAATTTCCGAGTAAAAGGCGATACAGTTGATATAGCAATGGCTTATAGCGACAATATATTAAGGGTTACCTGGTGGGACGATGAAATAGACGCAATAGAAGAAGTAGATTCTATTTCTTATCACCGTTTGGGAACTTTCGATGAGTATGAGATTTATCCAGCCAACCTTTTTGTAACTTCAAAAGAACAAACAGAAATTGCTATTAGACAAATACAAGATGATTTAGTAAAGCAAATTGATTTCTTTAATGAATCTGGCGATAGTATTAAGGCTCAACGTATTAAAGAGCGTGTAGAATATGACATTGAAATGATGAAAGAATTAGGCCATTGTTCGGGAATTGAAAATTATTCTCGTTATTTTGATGGCAGAGAAGCTGGACAACGTCCTTATTGTTTGCTGGACTTCTTCCCTAAAGATAATCTTATTATCATTGATGAAAGCCATGTCAGTGTTCCTCAAATATCTGCAATGTATGGTGGCGATAGAGCACGGAAAAGAAACTTGGTAGAATTTGGTTTTCGTTTACCTGCAGCATTTGATAACCGTCCGTTGAAGTTCGAAGAATTTCACAATCTTATTCACCAAGTAATTTACGTATCAGCTACTCCTGCCAATTTCGAACTAAAAGAATCTGAGGGTGTTATTGTTGAGCAAGTCATTCGCCCGACAGGATTGCTCGATCCAGAAATAGAAGTTCGTCCATCAACAAATCAAATTGATGATTTAATGGAGGAAATTTTGAAAAGAGCAGAAAAACATGAACGTATTCTTGTTACGACTCTTACAAAAAGAATGGCAGAAGAATTAACCGAGTATTTATTAAATCATGATATAAAGGCGGCATATATTCACAGTAACGTTGTAAACTTAGATAGAATAAAGATTATAAACGATTTACGTAGTGGAGTTTATGATGTTTTAGTTGGAGTAAATCTTTTGCGCGAAGGTTTGGACCTACCAGAAGTTTCATTAGTGGCTATTCTTGATGCTGACAAAGAAGGATTTCTTCGTAGTCATAGAAGTCTTACGCAAACAGCAGGTAGAGCTGCCCGAAATGTAAATGGAAAAGTTATTATGTATGCAGATAGTATAACGGAAAGTATGCAGAAGACTATTGATGAAACTCTACGAAGACGTGAGAAACAATTAGAATATAATGCACAACATCATATTACTCCTACGCAAATTAAACGTTCAATAAAGGAGATTTTGCCAACAAAGAATATTTCGATGGGTACAAATATTGCGAACGAAAAAATGAAGCTGCAAAAATACGATATTCCATCAGAAGAATTACCTATGGTGGCAGATCCTATCATAATGAAAATGACAAAGGTGCAGCTCGAAAAGAGTATTCAGAACACAACAGCTTTAATGAAAGAAGCTGCAAAGAATCTTGATTTCTTGCAAGCTGCACAATATCGCGATGAAATATTACGCTTACAAGCAGAATTGGAACAAAAATAA